From Tiliqua scincoides isolate rTilSci1 chromosome 2, rTilSci1.hap2, whole genome shotgun sequence, the proteins below share one genomic window:
- the RNF157 gene encoding E3 ubiquitin ligase RNF157 isoform X2 — protein MLVGSYFASHFIMGGEKFDSTHPEGYLFGENSDLNFLGNRPVAFPYAAPPPQEPVKTLRSLINIRKDTLRLVKCTEEVKTPGEEVSKSKVHYNVEFTFDTDARVAITIYYQATEEFQNGVVSYVPKDSSLQSETVHYKRGVCQQFCLPSHTVDPSEWTEEELGFDLDHEVYPMVVLAVVDEGDEHMGHCHVLLATFEKHADSSFCVKPLKQKQVVDGVSYLLQEIYGIENKYNTQDSKVAEDEVSDNSAECVVCLSDVRDTLILPCRHLCLCNTCADTLRYQANNCPICRLPFRALLQIRAMRKKLGPLSPTSFNPIIASQTSDSEEHSSSENIPPGYEVVSLLEALNGPLTPSPAALPLRVLGDSHVSGMLPSYGSDGHLPPIRTLSPLDRLSDCGSQGLKLKKSLSKSLSQNSSVLHEEEDEKSCSESEIRIAMRKSPRHLEEERGVTPESENLTLSSSGAIDQSSCTGTPLSSTISSPEDPVSSSLAQSVMSMASSQSQHSEISTDTLSSMSGSYVAPGTEEEGDMIPSPAVASGIPSEEDSTPVESPDANFVSISAEEQDAEGNDVMEEEDGSPTQEDGQRTGAFLGMECDNNNDIGNASGKALDNKLCSEACLPAAVPESCPISIEE, from the exons TTTCCATATGCTgccccaccaccccaagagcCTGTGAAGACACTGAGAAGCTTGATCAACATCCGCAAGGATACGTTGCGCCTTGTCAA GTGCACAGAAGAAGTGAAGACTCCAGGAGAAGAAGTCAGCAAATCAAAAGTCCATTACAACGTGGAGTTCACGTTTGACACTGATGCTCGGGTGGCTATAACAATTTATTATCAGGCTACTGAAGAATTCCAAAATGGAGTAGTGAG TTACGTTCCCAAAGACAGCAGTTTACAATCCGAGACTGTCCATTACAAGCGAGGAGTGTGCCAGCAGTTCTGCCTCCCTTCGCATACTGTTGATCCCTCAGAGTGGACTGAAGAGGAG CTGGGCTTTGATCTGGATCATGAAGTATATCCCATGGTGGTGCTTGCCGTAGTAGATGAGGGAGATG AGCATATGGGCCACTGCCATGTTCTATTGGCAACTTTTGAAAAG CATGCTGATAGCAGCTTTTGTGTGAAGCCCCTCAAACAGAAGCAAGTG GTGGATGGAGTAAGCTATCTACTTCAGGAGATCTATGGAATAGAAAACAAATACAACACACAGGATTCTAAA GTGGCTGAAGATGAAGTGAGTGACAACAGCGCAGAGTGTGTGGTCTGCCTCTCAGATGTCCGGGACACCTTGATCTTACCATGCCGCCATCTTTGCCTCTGCAACACCTGTGCAGACACCCTGCGTTATCAAGCCAACAACTGCCCCATCTGCAGGCTGC CATTTCGGGCCTTGCTACAGATCCGAGCCATGAGAAAAAAACTTGGACCACTTTCCCCAACCAGTTTCAACCCTATCATTGCATCCCAGACCTCTGACTCAGAAGAGCACTCG TCTTCAGAGAACATCCCGCCTGGCTATGAGGTGGTCTCCCTCCTGGAAGCCCTTAATGGGCCTCTCACTCCATCCCCAGCGGCCCTTCCACTCCGTGTGCTTGGAGACAGCCACGTGTCGGGCATGTTGCCCTCCTATGGTAGTGACGGCCATCTGCCTCCCATCAGGACTCTGTCTCCTCTTGACCGTTTGTCGGATTGTGGCAGCCAAGGACTCAAGCTGAAGAAAAGCCTTTCCAA GTCACTCTCCCAGAATTCCTCAGTTCTGCATGAAGAGGAGGATGAGAAGTCCTGCAGTGAGTCTGAAATCAGGATTGCCATGAGAAAGTCTCCTCGTCATCTTGAGGAG GAACGTGGTGTGACACCAGAGAGTGAGAACCTCACCTTATCCTCATCGGGAGCAATAGACCAGTCTTCATGTACAGGGACACCTCTCTCCTCTACCATCTCTTCTCCAGAAG ATCCTGTTAGCAGTAGTCTGGCACAGTCAGTCATGTCCATGGCCTCCTCCCAAAGCCAGCACTCTGAGATCAGCACTGACACCCTGTCTTCCATGTCAGGCTCCTACGTAGCTCCTGGCACTGAAGAAGAGGGGGATATGATCCCATCTCCTGCTGTAGCTAGTGGGATACCTTCAGAAGAAGAT TCAACCCCTGTTGAATCTCCAGATGCAAATTTTGTCAGTATCTCAGCAGAGGAGCAAGATGCAGAG GGGAATGATGTCATGGAGGAAGAGGATGGCTCCCCCACACAGGAAGATG GCCAAAGGACAGGCGCATTCCTAGGTATGGAGTGTGACAATAACAATGACATTGGCAACGCAAGCGGGAAAGCACTGGACAATAAGCTGTGCTCTGAGGCCTGCTTACCTG